A window of Antricoccus suffuscus genomic DNA:
TCGGGTGTCTCGCGGCACTGGTGATCGGCAAGTTCGTCTTCGGCGCCGCCACGTTTGGTTCGACTGTCGGATCGTGGTGGACTGCGATCGCTGGCATTGTTATCGCGCTAATCGTCATCTTGGTCCCTGCCTACCGAGATCTGCGACGCTCTAACGTTCTTTCGGCCGGTCAGCAAGTGTCGGAGGTAGCCCGCTCGACCAAGGTTGCGCTTCCACTACGGCTCGGTCTCGACATCGTGCTCACTGTCGGTGGGATCGTGGTGTACCTGATTACTAGCCGCGCCGGATATAACCTCGTGCTCGCGCCGGAGGGCGTGCCCTCGATCTCGGTCGACTACTGGGCCTTTGTCGGGCCGGCAATGCTGTGGGTCGGGCTGGGTCTGCTTGCCTGGCGGATCATCGACTTACTACTGCGACGCGGTCGGCGCGCGATCACGACTATGGTCCGTCCGATGTCCGGAACACTTGCTGGCTTCGCGACGACGAGTGCCGTGCGCCGTCGTGGCACCCTCGCGCGGGCTGGTGTACTTGCCGGCCTCGCGCTCGCGTTCGCGACCAGTACGGCGGCCTTCAACGCGACGTACCACGCTCAGGCCGAGGTCGACGCCAGGTTAACCAATGGGTCTGATGTCGCAGTGACCGTGCCCCCCGGTACGACGTTGCCCGCCGACACAGGACAGAAGCTGGCGAAGGTATCGGGGGTCGCCACAGTTGAGCCGCTGATGCATCGCTATGCGTTTATCGGCAGCGACTTGCAGGACCTGTACGGCGTACAGCCCGGGTCGATTGCGAGCGCTACTAAACTCCAGGACGCGTATTTCACTGGCGGAACGGCGAGTCAGTTGATGGCTAAACTGGCGCGGCATCCGGACAGCATCTTGGTCAGCCAGGAGACTGTCAAGGACTACCAGCTCCACCTCGGCGACCAGATCACGTTGCGCCTACAGGACGCGCACAGTCAGCAGACAGTGCCGGTAAAATTCCACTACATCGGGGTGGCCAAGGAATTTCCTACGGCGCCAAAAGACAGCTTCTTCGTCACTAATTCGTCCTATGTCGCTCAACAGACGAACGACGCCGCGGTGGCGACCTACCTGATCAACACCTCCGGGAATCCGCACACGGTTGCGGGGAAGGTGCGTGCCGCGCTTGGCTCCTCCGGCCCGGCGGTCACCGATATCACGACCACTCGTACGGCGGTCGGATCAAGCCTGACGGCGGTCGACCTCAACGGGTTGACGAGAGTCGAGCTCGGCTTCGGGCTGCTGCTAGCGGTCGCGTGTGGTGGTCTGGTCCTAGGGCTAGGACTGACCGAACGTCGACGTGACTTCTCGATCCTCAGCGTGTTGGGTGCCACTTCAAAACAGGTCAGGGCCTTCATCCACGTCGACACGGTGATTGTCACAGTCAGCGCGCTTGTCATCGGAGGAGCCGTCGGCGCGGCCCTGACGCAGACACTGGTCAAAATGCTCAATGGCGTTTTCGATCCGCCTCCCGAGGGGCTGACCGCGCCCTGGCTGTATCTGTCTGCCATCGCCGGGCTGTTGGTCGTAGGCGTGGTTGTGGCGAGTGGCATGCTAGCCAAACGGGCCGCGCGCAGACCAGTCGACGCGCTCAGAGAGATGTGACGGTGCCGATGCGACTTGACGGGTTCGACGCGCGATGCGATTGCTGATCGTCGAGGATGAGCCGCGCCTCGCCGTACTGCTGCGCCGCGGTTTCCAAGGCGAGGGGTACGCCGTCGATCTCGCGGACGCCGGCGACGAAGGACTGTGGCGGGCGAGCGAGACCGACTACGACGGGGTCATTCTTGACGTGATGTTGCCTGCCATGAATGGCATCGAGGTGTGCCGTCGCTTGCGGTCAGCGGGCCGCTGGGTGCCAATCATCATGCTGACCGCTCGGGACCAAGTCGCCGATCGGATCGCCGGTCTCGATGCAGGCGCGGACGACTATCTCGCTAAGCCGTTCTCGTTCGCTGAGCTTGCGGCCCGAATGCGAGCATTGATCCGGCGGGGTGAGGTCGACCGGCCCGTAGTGATGGAGATCGGGACACTCACTCTCGATCCGGCGGCTCACACGGCGTACCGCGGACAGGATCTGCTTGAGTTGACGGCTACGGAGTTCGCCGTCCTCGAACTCCTGATGCGGTATCCGGGCGAGGCGCTCACGCGGACTCGGATTCTTCATCATGTATGGGATGTCGCGTACGACGCGACGAGCAATGTGGTGGATCAGCACATAGGACTACTACGTAAGAAGATCGACCGGCCATATGGGCGCGAGGACATCCAGACGGTCCGCGGTGTCGGGTATCGCCTTGCGGTGGACACTCAGCAGTGACCACCGCCGAGCACCAGGCGGCCGCACCACTGGCCGGTGAGCGACGTGCGGGATCGCGCATCGTCTGGCCACGCAGCCTTCGAGGTCGACTGTCGTCGGCGTACACCGTCGTCGCGGCGATCGTGCTCTTATTGATGGTGCTCATCTTTCTGCACCAGTTCCGCAGTGCTCTACTGACCACGCTCGATCGCAGTCTTGCTGTGCGGGCAGCTTCGTCGGTCGCGGCGCTGCGCGAGGCGGCAACACCTGACTTCCCGGATACGCAATCGTCTGGGTCGGCGACGAAAGGGACTGACGCTTTCACCGTCGTTTATGACACAACTGGCGCGGTTGCCTCAGCCGAGCCGGTGGGTCTGACGACCGATCTGATCCCAAAGGCGCAACGGGCCGCCGCGCTCAAAAGTCCGGTGCATGGCGATACGACCGTCATGGGCGCGCGGTTCCGTTTCTACGCCGTGCCGGTGAGCCGGGCAGACGGGACGTGGCTGGTCGTCGCGGGCGCGAGCTACCGTTCGACGGACCAGGCGGTAGACGCAGTTACTCGGGTGTTGATGTTCGGCGTACCGATCCTGCTGGTATTGGCCGGTTTTGGGGCGTGGGTTCTCAGCGGACTGTCGTTACGCGGCGTCGGCCGGATGCGGGCAGAGGCCGCCGATCTCGGCGCGAATGACGCGTCGGGGCGGGTTAGCGAACCGTCCGCGGAAGAACTTAAGGAGCTGGCTCGCACGTTCAACCGACTGCTGGATCGGCTGTACCAGAGCCTTGTTCATCAGCGGGCGCTGGTTGCTGACGCCGGTCACGAACTGCGCACACCGCTCACGGTCCTGCGCACGGAGCTTGAACTTGCCGACAAGCCGGGACGCAGCCGCGAAGCGCTCGCCGATTCGGTGAACCACGCGAGAGGGGAAGTAGATCGGCTGATCGAGCTCGCTGACGGCCTGTTGTTCCTGGCCCAGGCCGATCGGGGTGACACGGCGGGGGTGGCCGACCCCGTCAAACCCTTTGACATTGTCGGTGCGGCGGTTCGCGCCTATGAGTCGCGGTTCGCTATTGCGAAGATCAACCTGGAACAGCGATGTGCGGTGGACCTGATCGTTACCGCCGATGGCAATGCGCTGCGGCGCGCGATCGACAACCTGCTAAGCAACGCGCTCAACAACACGCCGGACTACGGCACCATCCGGATTGACGTCGACCTGGTTAATGAGGGCTCTGATATCGAGGTCGCCGTGTCGGACACGGGACCGGGGTTTCCCGCAGAGTTTTTGCCGTACGCGTTTGAGCGGTTTCGCAAGGCGGACGATGCACGCACTCGCGCGCCGGGCGGTGGAAGTGGTTTGGGTTTGGCGATCGTCCAGCAGATTGCGGCATGGCATGGCGGATCGGTTACGGCAATGAACCTGCCCGCGGGTGGCGCCCGGGTAGTGATCCGGATCCCGATAAAGTCGCCGCTCCGATAACTGACCGGTGATGAACGGTCCCGGCGCGTCGATTTCTGATGAGCAGCTAGTTGCCAGCGGCGGCCAGCAACGCGGCGGTAATCATCTTGCTGCCGGCGGCGTTCGGGTGATCGCCATCAGAGGCGAGCAGCCGCGTCGGATCCTTTTCACCGGTCCCTTTGAAGGCGGAATATAGGTCCACGCACACCGCGCCAGCGAGGTCGGCGGCGCTGCACAGAGCGGTATTGGCCTGCCGGGTCACCGCGTCGCTCCAGGCGAGCTGTTGCTGCCCACTATCCGCTATCGCGACATCGCCATCAGCAAACACGTTCCAGTAGTTGGTGACGAATACTTTGGTCGGCTGCCCGCCCCGCAGTGCCCGGATTTGCTGCAGGATATGGCCGACGCGTGTTCTTACCTCGGCGATATCGGGGCCATAGCAGGACTCATCGCAGGCACCGGCTTGCTCGTCTTGCAGGTCCGTGTTCAGATCATTGGCGCCGATGGTGATGATGACCGTGCCGGCTTCGCGGACGTCGTTACGTACCTTGTCGGAGTTGTCCAGGTCGGATTCAAGATCCGCGCTCGTCGAACCGGGGACGCCGAGATTGATCCCCACCGAGCGGTGGCCGCTGGAAGTGGAGATCGCATCGGCAAAGCGGGTGATGAAGTCCTCACAGTTGCAGGCCGTCCCGGCAGTGACAGAGTCACCGAGACCGAGTACTACCGGATAGTGCTGAACGGTAGTGCTGCCCGCTGTCTGACCGGGTACTGCTGCTGTGGGGCTGGTTACCGTTACCGCTCCGAGCAGAGCGAACGTGAGCAGCATTAGGAGCGGGCGCATGAGTCGGCGGCCCGCGCGCCGCCGTATCGCCGCTCTGGTCACCAGGACACCGTAGTCCCATCGCGCCGCACTTGGCCGAGTCCGGGCTGCCGCTCCACCGTCGCCGCGACCGTCTCACAGTCGCACGACGTACCTCCGCGGACGTCACAGAACAAGATCAATAAACCGGCGCATGACGGCCGGCCGTACGCGACGTACGGGACCGCTGCGTCGCAATGACGATCCACCCGAGGACGACCACGCTCCCCGTGGACAGCACCCGGTACAGCAACACCCCCGCCAAGGCCGGCGCGGCCACCGCGCCGGCCACGGTCAAGGCGAGCGTCATCGTTGTCTCTACCGCACCGAGGCCGCCGGGGAGGGGCAGCAGACTCCCGGCGGCCATGCCGGCGGTATAGGTCAGCAACAGGACCGCGAAGCTCACGTGGATCCCGACCGCGGCGAGGCACGCGGCCAAGCAGGCAAGGTCGAGGAACCAGTTGGTGAGCGCCAGGGTCAGCGCAACCAGCCAGTCCCGTCCCGATGACCGTACGGCGTTGAGGTCGGTCAGAATCTCGGCCAGCCGTACATGTCCGGTTTGGACAGGACGTTGCCTGAGGGTGTTAAACCGCGTCAACACCGAATGCGCCAGCCGGGCCAACGCCTCCGGCTTGCGAGCCACCCGCACCAGTCCGGCGATCACCAATGCCGTCACCAACAGCTGGGTGATCGCGGTCGGCGCCGAGCTGCTTATCCCGCCGCTGAGGGCCACCCCAAGCAGCCCGATGGCACCCAACGTGAGAGTCGACAGCAGGCCGGTGATCGTCAACGACCAGGTGATCCCCGACATTGAGGCGCCCGCGGCGCGGAGCCGCCGAAATGCGTAGGTGGTCGAGAAGACCGCACCCGCCGGCAGGGTGGTGTGAACAGCGCCGGCGGCGTAGCTAATCGGTACCGTCTGCCGGAGTGAGATTCGGCAGCCGCCGACCGCCAACGTCCAGCCGCGTAGCGCGGAGAAGGCAACCATTGAAGCAACGGTGCAGGCGAGCCCGGTCAGCAGCCACCACGGAGACGCCGTGGTGGTACTCCGGATCGTGGACACCACCGTCGGCGCGGCGCTCGCCATGAAATCGACCACC
This region includes:
- a CDS encoding ABC transporter permease — encoded protein: MIGSWCIGLVRRERGRLLGTAVGIAVAVALLASLGSFMSSAKATMTKQATTGIGVDWQVEVAPGANATDVLTKVRAEPGTVRAAEVGYATSPGLSATTIAPGAASATAQSTSVARVLGVPHGYATLFPGQVRLLSGSLNLPSNGAPVGLLAQQTASNLAARVGDTVRVARPGSAPLDVTVGGIVDLPHLDSMFQKVGAPPSAQASAPPDNVVILSHDQWAASYQGAHASAAENVTTQIHVARDRNLSHDPAAAYAIVLSQAHHLESKLAGAGQVGNNLAASLDSARSDALYAQVLFVFLALPGAALAIALTFVVTASGEPRRRRARSLLRLRGAQTGHIMRLAAVEGTLIGVVGSLIGCLAALVIGKFVFGAATFGSTVGSWWTAIAGIVIALIVILVPAYRDLRRSNVLSAGQQVSEVARSTKVALPLRLGLDIVLTVGGIVVYLITSRAGYNLVLAPEGVPSISVDYWAFVGPAMLWVGLGLLAWRIIDLLLRRGRRAITTMVRPMSGTLAGFATTSAVRRRGTLARAGVLAGLALAFATSTAAFNATYHAQAEVDARLTNGSDVAVTVPPGTTLPADTGQKLAKVSGVATVEPLMHRYAFIGSDLQDLYGVQPGSIASATKLQDAYFTGGTASQLMAKLARHPDSILVSQETVKDYQLHLGDQITLRLQDAHSQQTVPVKFHYIGVAKEFPTAPKDSFFVTNSSYVAQQTNDAAVATYLINTSGNPHTVAGKVRAALGSSGPAVTDITTTRTAVGSSLTAVDLNGLTRVELGFGLLLAVACGGLVLGLGLTERRRDFSILSVLGATSKQVRAFIHVDTVIVTVSALVIGGAVGAALTQTLVKMLNGVFDPPPEGLTAPWLYLSAIAGLLVVGVVVASGMLAKRAARRPVDALREM
- a CDS encoding response regulator transcription factor; protein product: MRLLIVEDEPRLAVLLRRGFQGEGYAVDLADAGDEGLWRASETDYDGVILDVMLPAMNGIEVCRRLRSAGRWVPIIMLTARDQVADRIAGLDAGADDYLAKPFSFAELAARMRALIRRGEVDRPVVMEIGTLTLDPAAHTAYRGQDLLELTATEFAVLELLMRYPGEALTRTRILHHVWDVAYDATSNVVDQHIGLLRKKIDRPYGREDIQTVRGVGYRLAVDTQQ
- a CDS encoding sensor histidine kinase, which encodes MTTAEHQAAAPLAGERRAGSRIVWPRSLRGRLSSAYTVVAAIVLLLMVLIFLHQFRSALLTTLDRSLAVRAASSVAALREAATPDFPDTQSSGSATKGTDAFTVVYDTTGAVASAEPVGLTTDLIPKAQRAAALKSPVHGDTTVMGARFRFYAVPVSRADGTWLVVAGASYRSTDQAVDAVTRVLMFGVPILLVLAGFGAWVLSGLSLRGVGRMRAEAADLGANDASGRVSEPSAEELKELARTFNRLLDRLYQSLVHQRALVADAGHELRTPLTVLRTELELADKPGRSREALADSVNHARGEVDRLIELADGLLFLAQADRGDTAGVADPVKPFDIVGAAVRAYESRFAIAKINLEQRCAVDLIVTADGNALRRAIDNLLSNALNNTPDYGTIRIDVDLVNEGSDIEVAVSDTGPGFPAEFLPYAFERFRKADDARTRAPGGGSGLGLAIVQQIAAWHGGSVTAMNLPAGGARVVIRIPIKSPLR
- a CDS encoding SGNH/GDSL hydrolase family protein; translated protein: MTRAAIRRRAGRRLMRPLLMLLTFALLGAVTVTSPTAAVPGQTAGSTTVQHYPVVLGLGDSVTAGTACNCEDFITRFADAISTSSGHRSVGINLGVPGSTSADLESDLDNSDKVRNDVREAGTVIITIGANDLNTDLQDEQAGACDESCYGPDIAEVRTRVGHILQQIRALRGGQPTKVFVTNYWNVFADGDVAIADSGQQQLAWSDAVTRQANTALCSAADLAGAVCVDLYSAFKGTGEKDPTRLLASDGDHPNAAGSKMITAALLAAAGN
- a CDS encoding lysylphosphatidylglycerol synthase transmembrane domain-containing protein, producing MTDLLAISTYPAEAPSADPLAPRAQQGRRSDRFATARRVAFGVFVLAMVVDFMASAAPTVVSTIRSTTTASPWWLLTGLACTVASMVAFSALRGWTLAVGGCRISLRQTVPISYAAGAVHTTLPAGAVFSTTYAFRRLRAAGASMSGITWSLTITGLLSTLTLGAIGLLGVALSGGISSSAPTAITQLLVTALVIAGLVRVARKPEALARLAHSVLTRFNTLRQRPVQTGHVRLAEILTDLNAVRSSGRDWLVALTLALTNWFLDLACLAACLAAVGIHVSFAVLLLTYTAGMAAGSLLPLPGGLGAVETTMTLALTVAGAVAAPALAGVLLYRVLSTGSVVVLGWIVIATQRSRTSRTAGRHAPVY